From Aerosakkonema funiforme FACHB-1375, a single genomic window includes:
- a CDS encoding transposase, with amino-acid sequence MIKADKLKAFRQAAYEHLTKAKDATFELTDAILFTRHAQCLADLSLSPVFRRSWPSVYEALQDCRPQRNKLMRLYIEQMPTDVRPILAGDHTVWPREDAQTLQERTVEHQATAVNGNRPITIGQGYSTIAWIPEDSGSWAIPLRHERITSWENPINKAVWQLKQVCKYLPTRPISLWDSEYGCAPFILKTANIPADKLIRLRSNLCLWTAPPSYCGKGRPRLHGNKFKLNDSTTWTPAIESVEVAHPQLGQLRISLWQDLHF; translated from the coding sequence ATGATTAAAGCTGACAAACTAAAAGCTTTTCGTCAAGCCGCTTATGAACATTTAACCAAAGCCAAGGATGCTACATTTGAACTGACAGATGCTATCCTGTTCACCCGTCATGCTCAGTGTCTAGCAGATCTATCATTATCACCAGTGTTTCGACGGTCTTGGCCAAGTGTCTATGAGGCTCTACAAGATTGTAGGCCACAGCGTAACAAGCTGATGCGTCTTTACATCGAACAGATGCCAACAGATGTACGCCCAATATTAGCAGGTGACCACACAGTTTGGCCCAGAGAAGATGCACAAACACTACAAGAAAGAACAGTTGAACACCAAGCAACTGCTGTGAATGGGAATCGACCGATTACCATCGGTCAGGGATACAGTACCATTGCGTGGATACCAGAAGATTCCGGTAGTTGGGCAATACCATTAAGACACGAACGAATTACCAGCTGGGAAAATCCGATCAATAAAGCCGTATGGCAGCTAAAACAGGTGTGTAAATACTTACCCACTAGGCCGATTTCTTTGTGGGATAGCGAATATGGATGCGCCCCTTTCATACTTAAGACGGCTAATATTCCAGCAGACAAATTAATTCGTCTGCGTTCTAATCTATGTTTATGGACTGCGCCGCCAAGTTATTGTGGGAAAGGACGTCCTCGCCTACATGGAAATAAGTTTAAACTGAATGATTCCACCACTTGGACGCCAGCAATTGAAAGTGTAGAAGTAGCTCACCCTCAATTGGGACAACTACGAATTAGTTTATGGCAAGACTTACATTTCC